One genomic region from Zalophus californianus isolate mZalCal1 chromosome 14, mZalCal1.pri.v2, whole genome shotgun sequence encodes:
- the PRELID3A gene encoding PRELI domain containing protein 3A isoform X1, with product MKIWSSEHVFGHPWDTVIKAAMRKYPNPMNPCVVGVDVLERSVDSRGRLHSHRLLSTEWGLPGFVKAILGTSRTLTYIKEHSVVDPVEKKMELCSTNITLTNLVSVNERLVYTPHPEDPEMTVLTQEAIITVKGISLGSYLESLMANTISSNAKKSEPWKELGCVAAVARVQACVYTLSASVSKREPCGSGSFKNFPLKLKFAGDLHLGRKVTICRWLSLLPWMHQ from the exons ATGAAGATCTGGAGCTCCGAGCACGTGTTTGG CCACCCATGGGACACCGTCATCAAAGCTGCCATGAGGAAGTACCCGAATCCAATGAACCCCTGTGTCGTGGGAGTTGACGTGCTGGAGCGCAGTGTGGACAGCCGGGGCCGGCTTCACAGCCACCGCCTCCTCAGCACCGAGTGGGGGCTGCCCGGCTTCGTGAAAGCG attttggGAACGAGTAGGACTTTGACATACATCAAAGAACATTCTGTTGTGGATCcagtagaaaagaaaatggaactttGTTCCACCAAC ATCACACTCACAAACCTGGTGTCGGTGAACGAGAGGCTGGTGTACACTCCGCATCCGGAGGACCCTGAAAT GACTGTGCTCACACAAGAAGCCATCATCACTGTGAAGGGGATCAGCCTCGGCAGCTATCTGGAGAGTTTGATGGCCAACACGATATCATCCAACGCAAAGAAG AGCGAGCCATGGAAAGAGCTTGGATGTGTGGCAGCCGTTGCACGAGTTCAAG cATGTGTGTACACACTCAGTGCCTCAGTCAGCAAACGGGAACCGTGTGGTTCAGGCTCCTTTAAGAACTTCCCGCTGAAGCTTAAGTTTGCCGGAGACCTTCACCTTGGACGCAAGGTCACGATCTGCCGCTGGCTCTCTCTTCTTCCATGGATGCACCAGTAA
- the PRELID3A gene encoding PRELI domain containing protein 3A isoform X3, giving the protein MKIWSSEHVFGHPWDTVIKAAMRKYPNPMNPCVVGVDVLERSVDSRGRLHSHRLLSTEWGLPGFVKAILGTSRTLTYIKEHSVVDPVEKKMELCSTNITLTNLVSVNERLVYTPHPEDPEMTVLTQEAIITVKGISLGSYLESLMANTISSNAKKGWAAIEWIIENSQRAVS; this is encoded by the exons ATGAAGATCTGGAGCTCCGAGCACGTGTTTGG CCACCCATGGGACACCGTCATCAAAGCTGCCATGAGGAAGTACCCGAATCCAATGAACCCCTGTGTCGTGGGAGTTGACGTGCTGGAGCGCAGTGTGGACAGCCGGGGCCGGCTTCACAGCCACCGCCTCCTCAGCACCGAGTGGGGGCTGCCCGGCTTCGTGAAAGCG attttggGAACGAGTAGGACTTTGACATACATCAAAGAACATTCTGTTGTGGATCcagtagaaaagaaaatggaactttGTTCCACCAAC ATCACACTCACAAACCTGGTGTCGGTGAACGAGAGGCTGGTGTACACTCCGCATCCGGAGGACCCTGAAAT GACTGTGCTCACACAAGAAGCCATCATCACTGTGAAGGGGATCAGCCTCGGCAGCTATCTGGAGAGTTTGATGGCCAACACGATATCATCCAACGCAAAGAAG GGGTGGGCTGCTATTGAGTGGATAATTGAAAATTCTCAGCGTGCTGTGAGCTAA